One window of the Salvia splendens isolate huo1 chromosome 1, SspV2, whole genome shotgun sequence genome contains the following:
- the LOC121757382 gene encoding tRNA pseudouridine synthase A gives MAENSPPPPPPSSPPPSEELPDPKRQKMSTTTTTSDEEIPQNGDAIPRATKYKRRKVAIFFAYCGVGYQGMQKNPGAKTIEGDFEEALFFAGAIPEDERGLHRRFDWARSARTDKGVSAVGQVVSGKFFVDPPGFVERLNSHLSPQIRVFGYKRATPSFNAKKFCDRRRYVYLVPVFALDPSCHRDRESVMASVGSGNELVKCVGCSERGRKVFGVMGKRTFGSGISSNNGSVLVENESVTDVSELKSSVENGNGEAPKIEKLEQVNEVSVDEVAEKGNDNGGNSRKLHISNGAGDVEDAVQIEQKSEFSYGEAEKERFNRILKSYEGTHNFHNFTTRTKAEDPAAKRYILSFNAKTVLNIDGMDFIKCEVVGQSFMLHQIRKMIGLAVAIMRNCSPESLIEKSFEQKVNINVPMAPEVGLYLDECFFSSYNQKWKHTHEELSMKDYAEEAEDFKMKYIYSHIAATEHKYGAVAVWLHSLNYRNYPDLRYEDKAITPFPEGSKVVDDCPSSEVEKDEKMNVDE, from the exons ATGGCTGAAAactcaccgccgccgccgccgccgtcatCGCCTCCTCCATCAGAAGAACTACCCGACCCCAAAAGGCAGAAAATgtcaaccaccaccaccacctccgacGAAGAAATTCCACAAAACGGCGACGCAATTCCCAGAGCCACCAAGTACAAGCGCCGCAAAGTCGCGATTTTCTTCGCATACTGCGGCGTCGGCTACCAGGGAATGCAGAAAAACCCCGGCGCCAAAACAATCGAGGGCGATTTCGAGGAAGCCCTCTTTTTCGCCGGAGCGATTCCCGAGGATGAGCGGGGTTTGCACAGGCGGTTCGATTGGGCCCGGTCCGCCCGGACCGACAAGGGCGTCAGCGCCGTGGGGCAAGTGGTGTCGGGCAAATTCTTCGTCGATCCGCCCGGTTTTGTTGAGCGGCTGAACTCTCACCTGTCTCCGCAGATTCGGGTTTTCGGGTACAAGCGCGCGACGCCGTCGTTTAATGCGAAGAAGTTCTGCGATCGGCGGAGGTATGTTTATTTGGTGCCTGTTTTCGCGCTTGATCCGTCGTGTCATCGTGATAGGGAGAGTGTAATGGCTAGCGTTGGATCGGGGAATGAGCTTGTGAAGTGTGTTGGGTGTTCAGAGAGAGGGAGGAAGGTTTTTGGTGTTATGGGAAAGCGCACTTTTGGTTCTGGCATTTCGTCGAACAATGGGagtgtgttagtggaaaatgaatcTGTAACTGATGTCTCTGAGCTAAAGTCTAGTGTTGAAAATGGGAACGGTGAAGCTCCGAAAATTGAGAAATTGGAACAGGTTAATGAAGTTTCAGTCGATGAGGTTGCAGAAAAAGGGAACGATAATGGTGGCaatt ctcgaaaattacacatcagcaATGGAGCTGGAGATGTTGAGGATGCTGTGCAAATCGAGCAAAAGAGCGAGTTCAGTTACGGGGAGGCTGAGAAGGAAAGGTTCAATAGGATTCTCAAGTCTTACGAAGGCACACACAACTTTCACAATTTCACTACCAGAACCAAAGCCGAAGATCCTGCTGCTAAGCGATACATTTTGTCGTTCAACGCCAAAACTGTGCTGAACATTGATGGAATGGATTTTATAAAGTGTGAGGTCGTGGGACAAAGCTTCATGCTTCATCAGATAAGGAAGATGATCGGTCTTGCTGTTGCGATCATGAGGAACTGCAGCCCCGAGTCGTTGATTGAGAAATCTTTCGAGCA GAAGGTGAACATTAACGTGCCCATGGCGCCTGAGGTCGGACTGTATTTGGACGAGTGCTTCTTCTCGTCGTATAATcagaaatggaaacacacccATGAGGAGCTGTCCATGAAGGATTATGCAGAGGAAGCTGAGGACTTCAAAATGAAATACATTTATTCGCACATTGCTGCAACCGAGCACAAGTATGGAGCTGTTGCCGTGTGGCTACATTCTTTGAACTACCGGAACTATCCAGACTTGCGCTATGAAGATAAGGCG ATCACTCCCTTTCCTGAGGGAAGTAAGGTGGTTGATGATTGCCCGAGTTCGGAGGTGGAGAAGGACGAAAAAATGAATGTGGATGAGTGA
- the LOC121806904 gene encoding high mobility group B protein 9-like, with amino-acid sequence MSPEHPANGGEPVPLASHNDVVKDRTLFFNTLRSFHHALLSKFLIPVIGGKELNLHVLYVEVTRRGGYDKVVAEKKWREISAVFDFSPTTTSASYALRKHYFTLLRRYEQLYFFRNQAAMLNHTGSPSFHAIGTIEAKFDCCYLVSVKLGDETLSGVLYHPGYPGGAATAPPTCTALVPYTPVPHQPGRRTRRRRSTDPSRPKPNRSGYNFFFAEKHSALKSLYPNREREFTKMIGESWNKLSPEDRVVYQNYGLKDKERYQKELKEYKERLKMGQTLPF; translated from the exons ATGTCGCCGGAGCACCCCGCAAATGGCGGCGAGCCCGTCCCCCTAGCCTCCCACAACGACGTCGTAAAGGATAGAACCCTCTTCTTCAACACCCTCAGAAGCTTCCACCACGCTCTCCTCTCCAAATTTCT gATTCCGGTGATCGGAGGGAAGGAGCTGAATCTGCATGTGCTGTATGTCGAAGTAACCCGAAGAGGCGGCTACGATAag GTTGTGGCGGAGAAGAAATGGAGGGAGATAAGCGCGGTGTTCGACTTCTCGCCGACGACGACGAGCGCCTCCTACGCTCTAAGGAAGCACTACTTCACTCTCCTCCGCCGCTACGAGCAGCTTTACTTCTTTAGGAACCAAGCCGCCATGCTCAATCACACAG GCTCTCCCTCATTCCATGCTATAGGAACAATCGAAGCCAAATTCGACTGCTGTTACCTGGTTTCCGTGAAGTTAGGGGATGAGACGCTCAGCGGCGTGCTCTACCACCCGGGCTATCCAGGTGGCGCTGCCACGGCCCCTCCCACGTGCACGGCCCTGGTCCCTTACACTCCAGTGCCTCATCAACCAGGTCGCCGGACAAGAAGGAGAAGGTCGACTGATCCGAGCCGTCCCAAACCCAACAGGAGCGGCTACAACTTCTTTTTCGCAGAGAAACACTCGGCGCTCAAATCTCTCTACCCAAACAGGGAAAGGGAGTTCACGAAAATGATCGGCGAGTCATGGAACAAGCTCTCCCCTGAAGACAGAGTG GTTTACCAGAACTATGGCTTAAAGGATAAGGAAAGGTACCAGAAGGAATTGAAAGAGTATAAGGAGAGGTTGAAGATGGGGCAGACCTTACCTTTTTGA
- the LOC121806915 gene encoding U11/U12 small nuclear ribonucleoprotein 25 kDa protein-like → MDASTDDTKPEEDARTTTSAAVSTTPEYNSSSVKKARLESTLAALLTDPVLADVPKKPMLSDVDTLINLELGSAMRLTVLKLDGASFDVALMNTATLKDLKLAVKKKVNEMEESRMGHRQISWRHVWANFCLSYHNEKLLDDNCSLHDYGIRNNSQVQFISYVASKASRRHQRSRKHRFFHGLNRKS, encoded by the exons ATGGATGCATCAACCGATGATACGAAGCCGGAAGAGGACGCTCGcaccaccacctccgccgccgtgAGCACGACGCCAGAGTACAACAGCAGCAGCGTCAAGAAGGCTAGATTGGAATCAACCTTGGCGGCGCTTCTCACTGATCCAGTTCTCGCCGACGTTCCAAAGAAACCTATGTTGTCAGATGTCGACACTCTCATCAACTTGGAGCTCGGAAGCGCCATGCGTCTCACCGTCCTCAAATTGGATGGGGCATCCTTCG ATGTTGCCTTGATGAATACTGCGACTTTGAAGGACCTGAAACTGGCAGTTAAGAAAAAAGTGAATGAAATGGAGGAGTCAAGGATGGGTCATCGTCAAATTTCGTG gAGACACGTGTGGGCGAATTTTTGCCTTTCATACCACAACGAGAAGCTGCTCGATGACAATTGTTCACTTCACGATTATGGCATCAGGAACAATTCTCAG GTACAATTTATTTCCTATGTCGCTTCAAAAGCTTCCCGAAGACACCAAAGGAGCAGAAAGCACCGTTTCTTTCATGGTTTAAACAGAAAATCTTAA
- the LOC121793349 gene encoding probable ribosome biogenesis protein RLP24 — protein sequence MRLEKCWFCSSTVYPGHGIQYVRNDAKIFRFCRSKCHKNFKMKRNPRKVKWTKAYRRLHRKDMTQDSTFEFERKRNRPERYDRNVTENTLKAIKKIDKVRVDREARHIAKRLKPKKAQLQREAARELEQSISMVKAPGALLRDPSLTLPIKVKVSKPETVENRMEE from the exons ATGAGGCTGGAAAAATGCTGGTTCTGTTCTTCTACAGTTTACCCGGGCCATGGGATTCAGTATGTTCGTAATGATGCGAAG ATCTTTAGATTTTGTCGATCCAAATGCCATAAGAACTTCAAAATGAAGAGGAATCCCCGGAAAGTAAAATGGACGAAGGCTTACAGACGGTTGCACAGAAAGGACATGACACAG GATTCGACCTTTGAGTTTGAGAGGAAGCGGAATAGACCTGAGAGATACGATAGGAATGTGACTGAGAACACTCTCAAGGCCATCAAGAAAATCGACAAAGTCAGAGTTGACAGAGAGGCCAGACACATTGCTAAGAG ACTGAAGCCGAAGAAGGCCCAGTTGCAGAGGGAGGCAGCAAGGGAACTGGAACAGAGCATTTCAATGGTCAAAGCTCCAGGAGCTCTTCTACGAGATCCCTCACTCACCTTACCTATCAAGGTCAAGGTTTCCAAACCGGAGACAGTGGAAAATCGTATGGAGGAGTGA
- the LOC121806929 gene encoding serine/threonine-protein kinase STY46-like isoform X2: protein MCALCRFAPPVMEILAILSIQASVKEGMVCFQIAFTLHLRSAHQQILNLPMKGTNAMPKMRIAPPMHEITISTKDKTKLLSGLTCLMSEIGLNIQEAHAFCTVDGYSLDVFVVDGWEEGVDRLRATLVKEIPYIEKQSVKQELLSPIVGLGQSGFNIPSCHVEIPIDGNDVWEIDANLLEFEYKITARSNGDMYKGLFRSQDVAIKCFKTDSLNKDVQREFTQEVYILRKVRHKNVVQYIGSCTRPPLLCIVTEFMSGGSVYDALHKQKGVPKLPATLKVAIDVTRGMSYLHQNNIIHRDLKATNLLMDDNNVVKIADFGVARVLVQSGVMTAETGTYRWMAPEVIEHKVYNHKADVFSFGVTLWELLTGKVPYAQLTPLQAAVGVVQKGLRPTIPRHTHPLVVELLERCWQQDPSLRPEFSEITEILQSIGKKIFEEERATKKRNLEE, encoded by the exons ATGTGCGCCTTGTGCAG GTTCGCCCCACCTGTGATGGAAATTCTGGCAATACTGTCCATTCAAGCTTCAGTAAAGGAGGGAATGGTCTGCTTTCAGATAG CATTCACCCTCCACCTGCGTTCGGCCCATCAGCAAATTTTGAACTTGCCTATGAAGGGAACGAATGCGATGCCCAAGATGAGAATAGCTCC GCCAATGCATGAAATAACAATATCAACGAAGGACAAAACCAAGCTGCTTAGTGGG TTAACATGCCTTATGTCTGAGATTGGCTTGAACATCCAAGAGGCTCATGCTTTTTGCACAGTTGACGGGTACTCACTCGATGTCTTCGTCGTTGATGGTTGGGAAGAG GGCGTTGATCGTCTCAGAGCCACACTAGTGAAAGAAATTCCATACATTGAG AAACAGTCAGTTAAACAAGAGCTATTATCTCCTATCGTCGGGCTGGGGCAGAGTGGATTTAATATACCTTCGTGCCATGTGGAAATTCCTATTGACGGGAACGATGTCTGGGAAATTGATGCCAATTTGTTGGAGTTTGAATACAAGATCACTGCAAGGTCAAATGGAGACAT GTACAAAGGTTTGTTTCGTAGTCAAGATGTGGCCATCAAATGCTTCAAGACTGACTCCCTTAACAAAGACGTGCAACGTGAGTTCACCCAAGAAGTTTACATATTGAG gAAAGTTCGGCACAAAAATGTCGTACAATATATTGGTTCATGTACGAGACCTCCACTCCTGTGCATCGTTACTG AATTTATGTCGGGTGGAAGTGTGTACGATGCCCTGCATAAACAAAAGGGTGTTCCCAAGCTTCCAGCCACGTTGAAGGTTGCGATTGATGTCACTAGGGGAATGAGCTATTTGCATCAAAATAACATAATTCACCGGGACCTAAAGGCTACTAACCTTTTAATGGACGATAACAAT GTGGTAAAGATTGCTGATTTTGGCGTTGCTCGAGTACTGGTTCAGTCGGGAGTTATGACTGCAGAAACTGGAACTTATCGCTGGATGGCACCAGAG GTTATTGAGCATAAGGTGTATAACCACAAAGCCGACGTTTTCAGCTTTGGGGTTACACTGTGGGAGCTTCTAACCGGAAAG GTTCCGTATGCACAACTGACTCCTTTGCAGGCGGCTGTGGGAGTCGTCCAGAAG GGTCTAAGGCCAACAATACCGAGGCACACTCATCCGTTAGTGGTGGAATTGCTCGAACGGTGCTGGCAGCAAGATCCATCTTTAAGGCCTGAGTTTTCTGAAATCACTGAGATCTTGCAAAGCATAGGCAAAAAG ATCTTCGAAGAAGAGAGAGCTACCAAGAAGAGAAATCTGGAAGAGTGA
- the LOC121806929 gene encoding serine/threonine-protein kinase STY46-like isoform X1 translates to MEDDSQSCSSRQSEWSPLQTRKRRQKVEVFHEVLHRLRELDTEEASEPGFEDQLWAHFNMFPLRYALDVNTERAEDVLVHKRLLSMARDPLTRPAVDVRLVQVRPTCDGNSGNTVHSSFSKGGNGLLSDSIHPPPAFGPSANFELAYEGNECDAQDENSSVSKKSFFLRPMHEITISTKDKTKLLSGLTCLMSEIGLNIQEAHAFCTVDGYSLDVFVVDGWEEGVDRLRATLVKEIPYIEKQSVKQELLSPIVGLGQSGFNIPSCHVEIPIDGNDVWEIDANLLEFEYKITARSNGDMYKGLFRSQDVAIKCFKTDSLNKDVQREFTQEVYILRKVRHKNVVQYIGSCTRPPLLCIVTEFMSGGSVYDALHKQKGVPKLPATLKVAIDVTRGMSYLHQNNIIHRDLKATNLLMDDNNVVKIADFGVARVLVQSGVMTAETGTYRWMAPEVIEHKVYNHKADVFSFGVTLWELLTGKVPYAQLTPLQAAVGVVQKGLRPTIPRHTHPLVVELLERCWQQDPSLRPEFSEITEILQSIGKKIFEEERATKKRNLEE, encoded by the exons ATGGAAGATGATAGCCAGAGCTGCAGCAGCCGGCAATCCGAGTGGTCGCCGCTTCAAACCCGAAAACGGCGGCAGAAAGTTGAAGTCTTTCATGAAGTGTTGCATAGGTTGAGAGAATTGGATACTGAAGAGGCTTCTGAGCCGGGTTTTGAAGATCAACTGTGGGCTCATTTCAACATGTTTCCTCTTCG CTATGCTTTGGATGTCAATACTGAAAGGGCAGAGGATGTCCTGGTGCACAAGAGATTATTGAGCATGGCCCGTGATCCTCTCACACGGCCAGCTGTCGATGTGCGCCTTGTGCAG GTTCGCCCCACCTGTGATGGAAATTCTGGCAATACTGTCCATTCAAGCTTCAGTAAAGGAGGGAATGGTCTGCTTTCAGATAG CATTCACCCTCCACCTGCGTTCGGCCCATCAGCAAATTTTGAACTTGCCTATGAAGGGAACGAATGCGATGCCCAAGATGAGAATAGCTCCGTGAGTAAAAAATCGTTCTTTTTGCG GCCAATGCATGAAATAACAATATCAACGAAGGACAAAACCAAGCTGCTTAGTGGG TTAACATGCCTTATGTCTGAGATTGGCTTGAACATCCAAGAGGCTCATGCTTTTTGCACAGTTGACGGGTACTCACTCGATGTCTTCGTCGTTGATGGTTGGGAAGAG GGCGTTGATCGTCTCAGAGCCACACTAGTGAAAGAAATTCCATACATTGAG AAACAGTCAGTTAAACAAGAGCTATTATCTCCTATCGTCGGGCTGGGGCAGAGTGGATTTAATATACCTTCGTGCCATGTGGAAATTCCTATTGACGGGAACGATGTCTGGGAAATTGATGCCAATTTGTTGGAGTTTGAATACAAGATCACTGCAAGGTCAAATGGAGACAT GTACAAAGGTTTGTTTCGTAGTCAAGATGTGGCCATCAAATGCTTCAAGACTGACTCCCTTAACAAAGACGTGCAACGTGAGTTCACCCAAGAAGTTTACATATTGAG gAAAGTTCGGCACAAAAATGTCGTACAATATATTGGTTCATGTACGAGACCTCCACTCCTGTGCATCGTTACTG AATTTATGTCGGGTGGAAGTGTGTACGATGCCCTGCATAAACAAAAGGGTGTTCCCAAGCTTCCAGCCACGTTGAAGGTTGCGATTGATGTCACTAGGGGAATGAGCTATTTGCATCAAAATAACATAATTCACCGGGACCTAAAGGCTACTAACCTTTTAATGGACGATAACAAT GTGGTAAAGATTGCTGATTTTGGCGTTGCTCGAGTACTGGTTCAGTCGGGAGTTATGACTGCAGAAACTGGAACTTATCGCTGGATGGCACCAGAG GTTATTGAGCATAAGGTGTATAACCACAAAGCCGACGTTTTCAGCTTTGGGGTTACACTGTGGGAGCTTCTAACCGGAAAG GTTCCGTATGCACAACTGACTCCTTTGCAGGCGGCTGTGGGAGTCGTCCAGAAG GGTCTAAGGCCAACAATACCGAGGCACACTCATCCGTTAGTGGTGGAATTGCTCGAACGGTGCTGGCAGCAAGATCCATCTTTAAGGCCTGAGTTTTCTGAAATCACTGAGATCTTGCAAAGCATAGGCAAAAAG ATCTTCGAAGAAGAGAGAGCTACCAAGAAGAGAAATCTGGAAGAGTGA